In one Zalophus californianus isolate mZalCal1 chromosome 10, mZalCal1.pri.v2, whole genome shotgun sequence genomic region, the following are encoded:
- the CTSE gene encoding cathepsin E isoform X1 translates to MKTLILLLLVLLDLGLAQHRLHRVPLRRHQSLRKKLRARGQLSEFWKSQNLDMIQFTESCTMNQDANEPLINYLDMEYFGTISIGSPPQNFTVIFDTGSSNLWVPSVYCTSPACKTHARFNPSQSNTYSVLGSHFSIQYGTGSLSGIIGADQVYVEGLVVASQQFGESVTEPGQTFVNAEFDGILGLGYPSLAVGGVTPVFDNMMAQNLVDIPMFSVYMSSDPEGGAGSELIFGGYDHSHFSGNLNWVPITKQGYWQIALDAIQVGGAVMFCSEGCQAIVDTGTSLITGPSDKIKQLQKAIGAEPMDGEYAVECANLNVMPDVTFTINGVSYTLQPTVYTLVDFVDGMEFCSSGFQGLDIQPPAGPLWILGDVFIRQFYSVFDRGNNRVGLAQAVP, encoded by the exons ATGAAAACACTCATTCTTTTGCTGCTGGTGCTCCTGGACTTGGGGCTGGCTCAACATCGGCTCCACAG GGTGCCCCTCAGGAGGCATCAGTCCCTCCGGAAGAAGCTGCGGGCACGGGGCCAGCTCTCTGAGTTCTGGAAATCCCAGAATTTGGATATGATCCAGTTCACTGAGTCCTGCACGATGAACCAGGATGCCAACGAGCCCCTCATCAACTACTTGGAT ATGGAATACTTCGGCACCATCTCTATCGGCTCTCCACCGCAGAACTTCACCGTCATCTTTGACACTGGCTCTTCCAACCTCTGGGTCCCCTCTGTGTACTGCACCAGCCCAGCCTGCA AGACACATGCCAGGTTCAATCCTTCCCAGTCCAACACGTACAGTGTGCTGGGGAGTCATTTCTCCATTCAGTATGGGACTGGGAGCTTGTCTGGAATCATCGGAGCTGACCAAGTCTAT GTGGAAGGACTGGTTGTGGCCAGCCAGCAATTTGGAGAGAGTGTCACGGAGCCAGGCCAGACCTTTGTGAACGCAGAGTTTGATGGAATTCTGGGCCTGGGATACCCCTCCTTGGCTGTGGGAGGGGTGACCCCGGTGTTTGACAACATGATGGCGCAGAACCTGGTGGATATACCCATGTTTTCTGTGTACATGAGCAG tGACCCAGAGGGTGGTGCAGGGAGCGAACTCATTTTCGGAGGCTATGACCACTCCCATTTCTCGGGGAATCTGAACTGGGTCCCTATCACCAAGCAAGGCTACTGGCAGATTGCCCTGGATGC AATCCAGGTGGGAGGCGCCGTGATGTTCTGCTCTGAGGGCTGCCAGGCCATTGTGGACACAGGGACTTCCCTCATCACAGGCCCCTCAGACAAAATCAAGCAGCTGCAGAAGGCCATTGGAGCCGAACCCATGGATGGAGAA TATGCGGTGGAGTGTGCCAACCTCAATGTCATGCCGGATGTCACCTTCACCATCAATGGCGTCTCCTACACCCTCCAACCAACTGTCTATACCCTGGTG GACTTTGTGGATGGAATGGAATTCTGCAGCAGCGGCTTTCAAGGGCTTGACATCCAGCCTCCCGCTGGGCCCCTCTGGATCCTGGGCGATGTCTTCATTAGGCAGTTTTACTCAGTCTTCGATCGTGGGAATAACCGTGTTGGGCTGGCCCAGGCAGTCCCCTAA
- the CTSE gene encoding cathepsin E isoform X2, protein MKTLILLLLVLLDLGLAQHRLHRVPLRRHQSLRKKLRARGQLSEFWKSQNLDMIQFTESCTMNQDANEPLINYLDMEYFGTISIGSPPQNFTVIFDTGSSNLWVPSVYCTSPACKTHARFNPSQSNTYSVLGSHFSIQYGTGSLSGIIGADQVYVEGLVVASQQFGESVTEPGQTFVNAEFDGILGLGYPSLAVGGVTPVFDNMMAQNLVDIPMFSVYMSSDPEGGAGSELIFGGYDHSHFSGNLNWVPITKQGYWQIALDAMRWSVPTSMSCRMSPSPSMASPTPSNQLSIPWWTLWMEWNSAAAAFKGLTSSLPLGPSGSWAMSSLGSFTQSSIVGITVLGWPRQSPKSRPCV, encoded by the exons ATGAAAACACTCATTCTTTTGCTGCTGGTGCTCCTGGACTTGGGGCTGGCTCAACATCGGCTCCACAG GGTGCCCCTCAGGAGGCATCAGTCCCTCCGGAAGAAGCTGCGGGCACGGGGCCAGCTCTCTGAGTTCTGGAAATCCCAGAATTTGGATATGATCCAGTTCACTGAGTCCTGCACGATGAACCAGGATGCCAACGAGCCCCTCATCAACTACTTGGAT ATGGAATACTTCGGCACCATCTCTATCGGCTCTCCACCGCAGAACTTCACCGTCATCTTTGACACTGGCTCTTCCAACCTCTGGGTCCCCTCTGTGTACTGCACCAGCCCAGCCTGCA AGACACATGCCAGGTTCAATCCTTCCCAGTCCAACACGTACAGTGTGCTGGGGAGTCATTTCTCCATTCAGTATGGGACTGGGAGCTTGTCTGGAATCATCGGAGCTGACCAAGTCTAT GTGGAAGGACTGGTTGTGGCCAGCCAGCAATTTGGAGAGAGTGTCACGGAGCCAGGCCAGACCTTTGTGAACGCAGAGTTTGATGGAATTCTGGGCCTGGGATACCCCTCCTTGGCTGTGGGAGGGGTGACCCCGGTGTTTGACAACATGATGGCGCAGAACCTGGTGGATATACCCATGTTTTCTGTGTACATGAGCAG tGACCCAGAGGGTGGTGCAGGGAGCGAACTCATTTTCGGAGGCTATGACCACTCCCATTTCTCGGGGAATCTGAACTGGGTCCCTATCACCAAGCAAGGCTACTGGCAGATTGCCCTGGATGC TATGCGGTGGAGTGTGCCAACCTCAATGTCATGCCGGATGTCACCTTCACCATCAATGGCGTCTCCTACACCCTCCAACCAACTGTCTATACCCTGGTG GACTTTGTGGATGGAATGGAATTCTGCAGCAGCGGCTTTCAAGGGCTTGACATCCAGCCTCCCGCTGGGCCCCTCTGGATCCTGGGCGATGTCTTCATTAGGCAGTTTTACTCAGTCTTCGATCGTGGGAATAACCGTGTTGGGCTGGCCCAGGCAGTCCCCTAAGTCGCGGCCTTGTGTTTGA